TCGCCTCCGCAAACGCGTACCAGGTACATGCACCATCGTTGGTCCGATGGTAGATGCCGTTCGCGTACGTCCCCGAGATGAGCGCGCGCGTCGCTACCGCAAGGTCCGGCGCGTACGTCGGCGACGCGCACTCGCCGTCTACCACCTCAAGCCGATCCGTCGTTGCCGCTCGCTCGAGGATGAGCTCGACGAAACTCCGCTTCGCACCAGCCGAGCGCGCGGCCGTCCCGAACAGCCGCGAGAGGCGGATGCAGTACCATCGCAAACGCGGGTGCGCAGTAGCAACGCGCCGGAGCTCCTGTTCTCCCAAGAGCTTCGAGCGTCCGTACGCGGAGATCGGACAGGGTTCCGCATCCTCGGGGTATGCCCCGAGCGCAGCAGCTCCACCTCCAAACACGTAATCGCTCGAGTAGTGCACGAAAGATGCCCCACACGCGGCTGCTGCTTCCGCGAGGAATCCCACCGCGTACCCGTTCACCGCGTTCGCGGACTCCGGTTCCTCCTCTGCACGGTCCACGGCGTTGTATGCGGTCGCG
This genomic window from bacterium contains:
- the rfbD gene encoding dTDP-4-dehydrorhamnose reductase, which encodes MRVVIVGSTGMLGQQLVRAFSDDDVFAWGRAACDVTDAVAVREMICAAAPAIVINATAYNAVDRAEEEPESANAVNGYAVGFLAEAAAACGASFVHYSSDYVFGGGAAALGAYPEDAEPCPISAYGRSKLLGEQELRRVATAHPRLRWYCIRLSRLFGTAARSAGAKRSFVELILERAATTDRLEVVDGECASPTYAPDLAVATRALISGTYANGIYHRTNDGACTWYAFAEAILARIGWQGELVAVPPSRFPRPAARPASSVLVTTKLPPLQRWEDALALFLAELARDTR